One Salvelinus alpinus chromosome 9, SLU_Salpinus.1, whole genome shotgun sequence genomic window, ttttttatcgtccgattaatcggtatcggctttttttggtcctccaataatcggtatcggcgttgtaaaatcataatcggtcgacctctagttaggATATGGCCACGTCACAGCCATGATAAAAATGTCATAGCACATGGCCTCATGTATTATTGCTTAAGTACATTACAGCACAGTAAAATAATATCAGCGTattgttcagtacagtacagtagagatcagtcagtaaagaaaagtagagtatagttcagtacacaGTAAAGCACACTAGAGTTGCGTACACTATaattactgtaatgtactgtaatctACATTATTGTACTATActccactgtactgttctgtacggTACTCTACTGAGctgtactttgatgtccaaaGTTGTGAAACTTAGATGTCTTGAtttggtctggtctggaccaaccaaatttggtcttATTTAGAGGCAGAGCTCattaaataaatgtgtttttgtaaaatgttcagtgtaaattgttcaaagtagtcattgtgcagAGAGTTGTATGGTTGGTTAAACTTTGAAaccaatggtttttgtttggcatatatTTTAAATGAAATATTTGAGTCTCAGCGCAATTCCGCTACCGTGGAATTGCCCATTACTATTACTTATTTCATAGTCAGAGAAAGGTTTTCCCATCTGGAAAGCCACTAAGACGCCCCCCACTGCAGCCATGTGCTAGGCCTATCTactcatatatatacacacatacatttacaGTGGGTTACTGGAAGAGCTCTCAGCTATGAGCATTTATAATGTTACCCATGAGAAAGTCCTGACTGAGGGTTACACTCTTGCTTTCACTCACACACCAAAGCTCACGTAGGCCTACACACAGGTGGTCCAGACAAAGTCTTATTTGATGATGACAAAATGTGTGTGGGTACAGTACGAGGGGGGATTACTCACGCCATGGCCACGTTGCTGCCGTCGATGATGATGTGGCGGAGGTCAGGGTGTCCAGGCTCATTCTGTAGGGTCAGGGTGTAGGGGGTTCTTAGGGACTCATGGAAGCGGATCGTGGCAGtcaggggtggtggagggggctCTGTGCGGGGTGGAGGGACCCTGGCTGACAGGGTCTGGTAGGAGCAGCCTGGCCTTGTGCCTGCTGGCTGGGCCGGGCACTGTGGTGTGCTCCGCAGTGCCGTCACACTCTCCACATGTACCGGCCCCATCGGCCCCATGGTCTGAGCCCCTCCCCGGGAAAGGTAGTCCATCCTGGACCCCGATGGAGGATCCAGTTGCTCTGCCGTCCTGGCCTTAACGCCAGTCATAGTGTCGGAACTGTCCTCGTCATCCTCAATGGTGATGATATTGTAAGCAGCCCCCTGACCAGTGCTGCTCCTCTTTAGTGTCACTGTCTGCACCATGCTGCTACACTGTCCCCTCTGGCCCACAGCATTGCTGCTGAGTGGCTTAATGTTCTCCTTGGACTTTACATCCAGGGCTCTGTTTGGCATTCTATCTGGCCCTCTGTCCTTATCCCTGGAGAAAGTAgcggaggaggaagatgaagactCAGGGTTGTGGGTTGAGGACGCCCCACCTCGCTGCCCCTCTGTTCTCTGGCTCTCCTCCACAATGCGCTCCAGCAGCAGGAAGGTGTCCTCTGTCTGGCCCGTCTCCCTCACCACCCTCTCCACCACCTCCTGCTGGTAGCCCATGGTCCTGAAGAAGTTCACCAGGCACCGCAGGTTGGTCTCTGGGGTCACAGCTTCCCGGTCCTCTGCACTATCAGTGGAGTCCAGCACCATAATCCCCATGTTGGCCTTGGAGGGAGTCTTAGCTCGGCTGTCACTGGTTACAGTGTGGCACTCTTTCTCAATCGACTCACCCCTCCTCTCTAGGGAGAACTGCCTCTTGGTGTCCCTCAGTTCGCTCTCTGACGAACGCCGCTTGTGGGAGGGTCGGATGCCATTCAGCAACCCCGCTTCGGCCCCGGCTGGAGCCCCAGCCGCCTTCTCCTCAAAGCTGGTGTCCACGATGCGGTTGGAGAGGTCAGTGACAGGGGTGCTGCTTTGGGAGCGATCCTGGTCCACGTCTATAACCCCACCAGGCTGAGTGGGGCTCTGGGCAAGACCTAGCAGCTCCTCCTTCAGGGCACTGGGTAGCAAGAGCAGCTCCATGGCGTACTTATCGTCCCGCTCCTCCACAAACGTCTTGAAGGTGCGTTTGACGGTCTGCTCCCTGTCTCCGGGCAGGCTCCGCTTCTCTTGGAAGAGAGCAACAAACTGCTGCACGCGGCTCTGTGCCATGACGACAGACTCAACGCAGCCCAGCAGGCGCAATCGTCCCGGCTCCAGCACCACAACCTCAGCGCTGGTGTCCCGCAGCAGCCGATCCAGGAACAAACCCCGGGCACCGGCAAAGATGCAGTGGATGTCCACAGGGTAGCGCTCCACCTGCTGCAGCTCTGGGTCACAGAGACCTTTCAGGTACTCCTGCAACAACATAGAGTCAACACCAGTTAGAGAAGTAGACAtgccaacaacaaaaaatgagtTGTCCAACATCAACTTACACAGGTGTAGGCAACACACCTAGTTCATAAAGCACCATGGATGGGGATCTAGACTACATTAAATAATTTCACATGAGAAGGTCCATGTTCTAAGCTTTTGAAACTGATAGTAGGATGCTTAGGAATACCCCCTCTCCGCCTGCCCAAGAAAACTTCACTCATCATCTTCAATAACAACTCTCAGTCAACTCTGTCATCATCACATTGACTGTAAATTGGTAAGATTGAAAAGTGGAAGATGGGAAGTTGTAAGAAATCAACTGAAACCCAATGAGGAAATCTCAACATCTCAACAGTTTCCTGAAATATTTGATGAATCAGCCTCAAGTTTGAGATGCCCTGGCTGTCACAATGCATACGTGTGTCTCCTCTCCATAGAGTGCACATGGTTTCCTGATGACTACGTACACCAGGGAGAAAAAATGACGGGGCAAGGCATAAATATGTTGGGGCTTCCGTTTTCTGTGTTCTCAATGGGGTGGAAGGGGATTCCAAGTTTActggtgtaacagtttaactttagtccatcccctcgccccgacccgggcgcgaaccagggaccctctgcacacatcaacaacagtcaccctcgaaacatcgttacccatcgctccacaaaagccgcagcccttgcagagcaaggggaaccactacttcaaggtctcaaagcgagtgacgtcaccgattgaaacgctattagcacgcaccaccgctaactagctagccatttcacatcggttacactggcACCAATAGTAATATAATATTACCCAATCCGGTGACCTGTACATTGAACTTCATCTGCCCACTTCACAATGTTGGCAAAGGGAAACTCAAGATACGGAAGTGTAAAATATGTTATGACTGCTGTTTTTAGAGTAGTAGAATGAACGGGAAATCAGTGCTGAACTTGAAAGCAAAAGTGTCATTGACACCCATCATGCAGTCGGGATCTTATGTAATGATGTTGTAAACCTGGCACCTAGATGGACTAGTTTTATAATCTTTACTAATATAATCTGTACAGTTAGCTAGAAAGCAGATTACACAAAGCCTTATATTATATGAAACTCAAACAACTTTTCATATCAGCATTTTTACATTGGTCATATCATACCTATTCCAATCAGGTACCTCTTACTTTATTACCAACACATAACTTTTAAGGATGGACCTTTGCTCTACCAATGAAAGGTCTTTGCTCTTGAACTGCATAactgacaaaaataaataaaacacttgAAGAATGGGCCTCAAAGTCATTTCATTAATCACAGTCAATGTTTACCTTTGCCTTCGACACGTCGTCTCTCTTTCCCTTGAGTTTAAGCCATATCTGCCttgatgctgtactactgtgggCTCCAGTGTGGTCCAAAAGGCCGATAATTGTGAAAGCTACCTGGAAAACCTGTTCTACTTTGCGTTTAGCGCAATTCAGTTCTTCTTGCTTGTTTTCAAGGACCGCAAATTCGTCCACTGTCAGGACCTCTTGCTGTTGTTTGCTCGCTACTGGTGATAGCCTGTTTACGGGCGGTTCCGAACAGGTTACCTCGGTGACTCGCTTCATACCAAGGAGGGGCCGCGTTGTTGACATTCTGTTTATGAATATCTGTCCCTATTGACAACGGAGAGTTTTAATATTTTAACCATTCGGTGTCATGTCGATCTTTACCCTCCTTCATGGTTTCCTGTGATCTATATTCTTCTTCCCTGCGGTGATATATTACCTAGAGTAATCCTATTTTAAAATAACTTTTTACACGACAATCCCAACGCATCCGGAAAGTCCCAGTGATGATGTCATCAAAAGAAGACAATGTGTACTACGGAACGTACGGAAATGAAGATGGCGGAGGCGGATGTTTTGTTTGAAACTGATGGCGCATCGAGTGGAGTAGACTGTTAAGAGTGAAAAGGAATGGACTGCAGTGGCGAACAACAGGGGAAATAAGAGAAGTGGTTGTGGAATATGTAAAGCCTTGCTCTGACTCTTTTTTTAGTTGGAGTGAGGGTGGCGTTATCTGGATAAGGTTGCGTCAATGAGGATAACAAGAAGTGGACTTTAGTTTTTTTTGTATCCGAGGAGCAGAAGGagctagcccttgatcatgactcagtTCCATTACACATAACATTAATTGGAATGAAGACATCTTCTGTACTGGGGAGTTTTGCTAAGAGCCCCGGACGCTTGGTCTGAACAAACATTCATCGCTTGCGGTATAAGGAGCTGCTTTTCTGTCATATCAGCGACAAATAATAATTCAAAAATGTTGAATTGAAACACATCTTTTTATAGTAATGTTCCAACACGCCATATCTCGACGTTACAGCCCTTTTGCAGAAGACCGGCTGAAGACAAATCACATTTCATTGGTTCGTACAAtaattttgcagatgttattatggGCAGAgccgaaatgcttatgttcctaacTCAACAGAGcaatacaatacaaaacaatacatgcAAATCCCCCAAATAAaaagaaaggaattaagaaatattagaatgagcaatgtcagaatATGGAATatagatatacactacatgaccaaaggtatgtggacatctgcttgtcgaacatctcattccaaaatcatgggcattaatatgaagtaggtcccccactttgctgctataacagcctccactcttctgggaagagttttcactagatgttggaacattgttgcagggatttgcttccattcagccacaagtgcaTTAATCAATCAGAATTTGGGTTTAATactttttatggaaaagtttgaTCTTActgatatatggagagagaggtttccGGCCGACAGATCATTCACTTGGAGTAACAAAACAGGTTCCAGACAATCCAGAATATATTTTTGGCTTATATCCAAATGTATTGATAGTGAGTGTGCTACTACAAATATTTGTACTACTCCCCTCACAGACCATAGGGCCATTTACATTGATATCAAAATATTTAGCCCTGATactaaccttggtagagcatcctACTGTAAGCTAAATAGCTCATTATTAAATAATGATATAGTTAAGTTTGAGGTTAAAGATCTGCTTTCACACTTTTGGGAAAGGGCTTGTGAAGAAAAATCTTATTGCAAGAACTGGGAGCTCTTTAAAATTGAGGTGTCCAAATACCTTAGAAAATATGGTAGTAATCTTGCTAAGACCAGAAgagctgaggaggaaaaggtgatCATTAAGATAACTTCCCTTTCTCAGAGGTTCCCAGCCGGCCTCTCTggggaggagaagatggaactaattgagttacaaaataaactggataatatatatagatgaaaagcagaaggagcctttattagatctaggaaaaaatggattgaggagggagaacagaattcaTCCTATTTCTTTAGACTTGATAAATTTCACTCTAAAAATAACACTATCCATAAATTAAACATTGATGGTGTTATTACAGATTACCAAAAATTAATCGCTAAATACTGTAGCAATTTTTACAGAAAATTGTATAGCCCTACGTACTGTCAGTAATCCACAGATATGTTTTTTGACTCACTGAATAATGTTCACTCTATCAGTGATATAGAAtctaaacagtgtgatgaacccatcaaagttgaagagattatagagtctatcaaacatctaaagaacaatAAATCACCAGGTGTTGATGGAATTACAATAGAATTTGACAAATTATTTTCTGAACGAGTAGCTCCCTTCCTATTTGAAGTCTTTTTTAGAGATAATAACaacaatgttctccctcctacaaTGAGTCAGGGGTAAATAACACTGATACCTAAGCCTAAAACAAAAGTGCTGCTCATCAATAACTGGCATCCAATTTGTCTTCTTAAGAATGACTATAAGATATTAGCCTTACTACttgcaaaaataattaaagaagtcctggatgcaatcattgatgaaacacagtctggctttatgaggaacagacatatttctaacaatgtcagactagtattagacatacttgactactcagacctaataaccgaggatagcttcatattatttttagatttttataaaGCATTTGACACAGTAGAGCATCAGTTCCTCTTCCACTCCCTTGAGAGACGTGGCTTTGGGGATTTTTTCTGTAAGGCTATTAAGACTCTCTATACAAATGGTAACAGCTTTATCAAATTGAAATATGGCACCTCACCTAGATTTGAGCTAaagagaggaattaggcaaggttgtcctatctctccgtacctgtttttattaatcacccaacttcttacaaattatttaaataatagtcctgtacaaggtatttccatagctggtaaagaaagtattataagccagctggctgaagatactacactttttctgaaagatgctaaccaaattcccatatcgatcaatgtgatacaatccttttccaaagcgtctggtctatatcttaacattaataaatgtgaactcatggctgtcaaagattgtgtgacaccttcctattatggtattccagtaaaagaagaacttgcatatttaggcataaccattacaaaggatcagaagtctagaTGCTTACTAAATTTTAACCCTCTTATTAAAAAAAACCCAGAAGAAGTtaaatcaatggctacagagggacttatctttaaaaggtagagtcctaataaccaaggccgaaggtatctctagactaagatatggcgctctatctttatatcttgactgtaaaataagcaaggagatagaccagatgcttttcaacaaaactgttgtaatgaacacttatgagaatggtgggctgaattttctggactttactaccttaaataatacttttaagatcaattggataaatCAATTtctaagaagacccacttctatgtgtaattttattcctcatcatgtcttctctacttttggttgccttaacttcatgttggtttgcaattataatattgacaaagtttgagtgaaactttctgcttttcatcggcaagttttcttgtcatggtccttaatttataaacatcatttttctccacacagatattatatatggaattatcgggatatattgtataaaaatacttatttgtttttagaatattggtatatctgaaataatatcctattggtgagccaactggtaaatgcagagggtcttttactcagttataaggaattcttatcactttacaaggtccctgtaacacctaaagattttgcaattgttttagatgccattccctcaggtgttgctttattattcaggaatgtgtcaagacctgaccctaCCTTCCGTTGACCCTGGAGCCTACCTTCCGTTGACCTTggtgactcatcagtaggaaagatttgtttctcttttggtccattcaacaatagagcgatacgaaccttgtttcagcaggatgttgtatctataccttatTGGAATGGATGTATTGATAATACCTGTTGGGGAAAAGTTTGGATgctgccacacacatacctacttgttaacaaaattaaggacgtttactttaaaattattcataaatattatcctgccaaccactatatgaagaagtttaaggaaaacatcaactcaaattgctccttttgtaatgaccaccaaGAAACAGTCTTGTACCTTTTTTGGaattgtattcatgtaagaaaactgtggcaaggcattagtagatttataattgaacacatttatgaagatcttacactattgtggagagatgtactgcttggattctttacatatgatagaaataagctgaaacatttcattattcttttggccaaatttgagattcacaaatgtaaatttacaaaccaaaaaatgcattttcttaccttacaaaaagaaattgaactatattttaagacaattaaatactctactaacaaaaaagctgttagaattataagtgtatgtatgtcccttaaggtccttgtgtaatgtgatattgtaccccctagcccaattgtccattgtatattattcatatatacttgtgttcccacaTGCACTCCCTGTATTGATTTGTGGTTAATAAAAAAAGATAGAAAaaaaaggaaagggccttcccctaaCTGATAtcacaatgttggaagcacagaatcatctagaatgccattgtttgctgtagagttaagatttcccttcactagaactatggagcctgaaccatgaaaaacagccccagaccattattcctcctccaccaaactttacagtgtgcactatgcattggggcatttGACAAAtatacttgttggaaaggtggcatcctatgacggtgccacgttgaaagttactgagcttttcagtaaggccattctactgccaatgtttgtctatggagatcacatggctgtgtgctcaattttatacatctgtcagcatcgggtgtggctgaaatagcagaatccactaatttgaatgggtatccacatacttttgtaaatatagtgtatACAGTGCTAAGTTtgtgttaagttacagccttattctaaaatggattcaatcgttTTTTGATATATcacacaccatgagaaacaagattctttggtctgatgaaaccaagattgaactctttggcctgaatgccaagcatcacgtctggaggaaacctggtaccatccctactgtgaagcatggtggtagcagtatcatgctgtgggaatgtttttcagcggcagggactgggagactagacaggatcgagggaaaaatgaacggcgcaaagtacagagagatccttgacgaaaacctgctccagagcgcttaggacctcagactggggcgaaggttcaccttccaacaggacaacgaccctaaacacacagccaaggcaacgcaggagtggcttcgggacaagtctctgaatgtccttgagtggcccagccagagcccagacttgcacccaaatcaaatgttatttgtcacatacacatggttagcagatgttaatgcgagtgtagcgaaatgcttgtgcttctagttccgacaatgcagtaataaccaacaagtaatctaacctaacaattccacaactactaccttatacacacaagtgtaaagggataaagaatatgtacataaagatatatgaatgagtgatggtacagaacggcataggcaagatgcagtagatggtatagagtacagtctatacatatgagatgagtaatgtagggtatataaacataaagtggcatagtttaaagtggctagtgatacatgtattacataaagatggcaagatgcagtagatgatatagagtacagtatatacatatacatatgagatgagtaatgtagggtatgtaaacattatattaagtggcattgtttaaagtggctagtgatacatttttacataatttcccgatcgaacatctctggagagacttgaaaatagttgtgcaatgacgctccccatcctacctgacagaggttgaaaggatctgcagagaagaatgggagaaactccctaaatacaggtgtaccaagcttgtagcgtcatacccaatactcaaggctgtaatcgctgccaaaggtgcttcaaaaaagtactgagtaaatggtctgaatatttatgtaaatgtgatatttcagttttctttttatacatttaccaactttttgctttttcattatggggtattgtgtgtagattgatgagggggaaaaacgatttcaTCCATtacaaataaggctgtaacgtaacaaaatgtggaaaaagtcaaggggtctgaatacgttaattttaatttgtttaaagagaaatagcattgtatttggtcgaacaacacatttttttccaacagtttgctaagagtgggcagcaagctgataggtttGCTGTTAAAACCAGTAAcgtttaccactcttgggtagcagaattacattggcttccctccaggcctgaggacaaagactttcctctaggctcagattaaagatacgacagataggagtggctatagagtatAGATTTGCAGTGAAacagaatgtaaacattattaaagtgactagtgttacatagggcagcagtctctaaggtgtagGGTTGAGTACTAGGGTAGTAGCCGActattaatttatttatttatttattttatttaacctttatttaaccaggaagggctcattgagatttaaaatctctttttcaagagcgtcctggccaagataggcagcaccaagtcattacaaaaattacagacagacaacatgaaaaactacaagtaatctagtaaaaaccattgaattcacaagagtataacaatatcaaaaacagcaaattaaaaacattgacaggtcagggaatcagcctcaaattccttcatcagtgatttaaaaacaccaaccgggacaagttcttccagtttaaaattattttgtaaggtgttccaagacgatggcgcagagtacataaaagaccttttaccaaattcagttcggatatttggaacagttagcaggataaagtctagcgaacgaagagagtacccaccacatttctgaacaataaaaatgcccaaataaaaaggtagtaaacccaaaatggctttgtaaataaaagtataccagtgactgagcctacgagtgactagagaaggccagccaaccctggtatataaagtgcagtggtgcgtaagggttttgcagtttaaaataaatctcaaagtgccatggtaaagagtgtcaattgatctcaaacactgagcggaagcattcatatataaaatatccccatagtctagtaaaggcataaatgtagctgatactagcctccttctggcttcaaaagaaaaacaggccttattcctaaaataaaatcccaatttcagcttcaatttttttgtaagttgttgaatatgcaatttaaaagagaggccgtcatcaattagaattccaagatatttatatgaggttacaacctcaatctccttgccctgacaggtagtaataggtgataggttcagaggtctatttcttgcattagaaaacaccattagtttagttttgtcagtattgaggataagcttcaattgacacaaggtatgttgaacagtataaaaagcagtttgcaagttctggaaagcttttgtaagagatgaggcataacagtaaataacagtatcatcagcataaaaatgaagttgtgcattttggacatttttgtctaaatcatttatataaatagtgaataagagaggaccaagtacagagccttggggcacaccattcaggacagacaatttgacagacatgagcccatcaaattgagtgcactgagttctatcagacagatagttagcaaaccatgcaactgcatgctctgaaagacctacactcgacaatctctgccttagtatagcatgatcaactgtatcaaaagccttagagagatcaataaaaagtgagacacagtgctgttttttgtcaagggct contains:
- the LOC139584791 gene encoding NEDD4-binding protein 1-like; amino-acid sequence: MSTTRPLLGMKRVTEVTCSEPPVNRLSPVASKQQQEVLTVDEFAVLENKQEELNCAKRKVEQVFQVAFTIIGLLDHTGAHSSTASRQIWLKLKGKRDDVSKAKEYLKGLCDPELQQVERYPVDIHCIFAGARGLFLDRLLRDTSAEVVVLEPGRLRLLGCVESVVMAQSRVQQFVALFQEKRSLPGDREQTVKRTFKTFVEERDDKYAMELLLLPSALKEELLGLAQSPTQPGGVIDVDQDRSQSSTPVTDLSNRIVDTSFEEKAAGAPAGAEAGLLNGIRPSHKRRSSESELRDTKRQFSLERRGESIEKECHTVTSDSRAKTPSKANMGIMVLDSTDSAEDREAVTPETNLRCLVNFFRTMGYQQEVVERVVRETGQTEDTFLLLERIVEESQRTEGQRGGASSTHNPESSSSSSATFSRDKDRGPDRMPNRALDVKSKENIKPLSSNAVGQRGQCSSMVQTVTLKRSSTGQGAAYNIITIEDDEDSSDTMTGVKARTAEQLDPPSGSRMDYLSRGGAQTMGPMGPVHVESVTALRSTPQCPAQPAGTRPGCSYQTLSARVPPPRTEPPPPPLTATIRFHESLRTPYTLTLQNEPGHPDLRHIIIDGSNVAMAHGLHRFFSCRGIAIAVEAFWSRGHREITVFVPQWRQKRDRYTTEQHYLNQLEDLRLLSFTPSREVCGKRISSHDDRFLLHLAEKTGGVIVTNDNLRDFVNTSQAWMKIIQERLLQFTFVEDHFMIPDDPLGKHGPHLDVFLRKDNRRSPVAPLLRPDPQATPQHVQALQSAPCPSATPHPSATPLMRPPSQWPHSGPPGWHPPCPTPSPPLQRSHSPPPTPSPPPQRSPLETIELKRKMYDIFPCQKQRIDCILCDNPYMRDLNALSGLLLG